A genomic region of Candidatus Melainabacteria bacterium contains the following coding sequences:
- a CDS encoding response regulator transcription factor yields the protein MAKILLVEDDRDLAGMVIDWLKFEHHLVEVVHDGEDAVSMLKSYQFDVIILDWQLPKMEGVDVLRNYRAGGGQTPVLMLTGKGAISEKEIGLDAGADDYLTKPFHMKELSARLRALLRRPGSVTGNILTARDICLEPATFRVTKGGADISLLPKEFALLEFLMRHPNQVFSADALLDRVWKSESNVSPETVRTCLKRLRRKIDNEDQESLIQTLHGVGYKLVS from the coding sequence ATGGCAAAAATTCTCTTAGTTGAAGACGATCGCGATCTGGCCGGAATGGTCATTGACTGGCTCAAGTTCGAGCACCACCTGGTGGAAGTCGTGCATGACGGTGAAGACGCAGTCAGTATGCTCAAGTCTTATCAATTCGACGTAATCATTCTCGACTGGCAATTGCCGAAGATGGAAGGCGTAGATGTGCTCCGTAACTACCGCGCCGGTGGAGGTCAAACACCCGTCTTGATGCTCACGGGCAAAGGTGCAATCTCGGAAAAAGAAATCGGACTGGATGCAGGCGCAGACGACTATTTAACCAAACCATTCCACATGAAAGAACTCTCGGCCAGGTTGCGAGCGCTGCTGCGCCGTCCCGGCAGTGTCACGGGAAACATCCTGACGGCCCGAGATATCTGCCTGGAACCAGCCACTTTCCGCGTCACCAAAGGTGGTGCTGATATTTCACTGCTGCCCAAAGAGTTTGCTTTGTTGGAATTCCTGATGCGACATCCGAACCAGGTTTTTAGCGCTGATGCGTTGCTCGACCGAGTCTGGAAATCAGAGTCGAACGTCTCTCCGGAGACCGTGCGCACCTGCCTGAAGCGCTTGCGTCGGAAGATAGACAATGAAGACCAGGAATCGCTCATCCAGACGCTGCATGGCGTTGGCTACAAGCTCGTTTCTTGA
- a CDS encoding ABC transporter permease, producing the protein MTDSFAAPAKYWWIARTSAKSNLAYLAEIGSRVFFLGVILYIFLRLWQVTYGETGSQTLGGLTLPQMLWYLAVTESIILSGPRVAQSVDQDVRTGAISIHFIRPLSYPLYCLFNTLGERAVRFCVNMFVGALISIIFVGFVPINPLGFFCFLTVLPLAFIVDFLGNFLIGLAAFWLEDTNGLVLIYSRLTMILGGMLIPLELFPDSWQATLKLLPFSTIVYGPARLFVAPDWSFYQDVLLRQVIACFVFACAVALVFRIASRRVFANGG; encoded by the coding sequence ATGACTGACAGTTTTGCAGCTCCGGCAAAATATTGGTGGATTGCGCGCACATCAGCAAAATCGAATCTCGCTTATTTAGCAGAAATAGGCAGCCGTGTTTTTTTCCTTGGCGTAATTCTCTATATCTTTTTGCGCTTATGGCAAGTAACCTACGGTGAGACTGGCTCTCAGACCCTGGGCGGGCTTACTCTGCCTCAGATGCTCTGGTATCTTGCCGTCACTGAATCGATAATTCTTTCCGGACCTCGCGTAGCGCAAAGTGTCGATCAAGATGTGCGCACTGGCGCCATCTCAATTCACTTTATTCGACCGCTGTCCTATCCTCTCTACTGTCTCTTCAATACTTTAGGTGAGCGGGCTGTGCGCTTTTGCGTCAATATGTTCGTGGGGGCGCTGATATCAATTATCTTTGTCGGCTTCGTGCCAATCAATCCGCTCGGATTCTTTTGTTTTCTGACGGTGTTGCCTCTGGCATTCATCGTCGATTTCCTTGGCAATTTTCTCATTGGTCTGGCTGCGTTCTGGCTTGAAGACACGAACGGACTGGTTTTGATCTACTCCCGTCTGACCATGATACTTGGTGGCATGCTCATACCGCTTGAACTGTTTCCCGACAGCTGGCAAGCCACTCTCAAGCTTTTGCCATTTTCTACCATCGTCTATGGACCGGCTCGCCTTTTTGTTGCACCAGATTGGAGTTTCTATCAGGATGTTTTACTGCGTCAGGTGATCGCTTGTTTCGTATTTGCCTGCGCCGTGGCTCTCGTGTTTCGTATTGCCTCTCGCCGTGTCTTTGCTAATGGAGGCTGA
- a CDS encoding tetratricopeptide repeat protein, with the protein MTYRLRCSFMLFKARQSLILVGCLSGLLLQAASAESGDVAAIGPPSERIEPEKKFSENVELPVTDTWTREYNSGLKAVQNRMYAEAEQKLLAAVKDAKKGSSGSTGDQRLILARTALADVYCALEKYDEAEKLYSWAYQAARKGGEESESFGKAAHGLALVNYMHGNYEKAATICKQAIVARRKALGATHHDVGQSYVLMAVILGKQNYPDEAEPYLTRGLRFLEKAPGPRQLDYADALRTAAQYRQSRGQKKEAEQLFEKSYAITDGAVAFDQPASLKGAVLYKWEAGSPRALEIPDYDFPLRYININGVRVAATIIDLWELMGVLISITNTNDERVVLGLDKVNLEQLSLNQNDTMRHPLTFVDPNSIDRIRRERVMWDLTMNRPWLANIQKTRSVRGLVPQQGHDLFRGPNIFGVYGDWGAIPRVMPGRLESQASPERVQYQMESKLDSGLVNSNTVKMTGLVPVSLEPFESRTGELFYIHPRCESVLLTVRVGNTTVQLPFQLRKRRIN; encoded by the coding sequence ATGACGTATCGTCTCAGATGCTCGTTCATGTTATTCAAAGCCAGGCAATCGCTAATTCTGGTCGGATGCTTATCAGGACTGCTCTTACAGGCAGCTTCTGCAGAAAGTGGCGACGTAGCGGCGATTGGACCACCCTCCGAGAGAATCGAGCCGGAAAAGAAATTCAGCGAGAACGTCGAACTGCCTGTTACTGACACGTGGACGAGGGAGTACAACTCCGGTTTAAAAGCGGTTCAGAATCGCATGTACGCAGAAGCAGAGCAAAAGCTTTTGGCTGCAGTAAAAGACGCTAAAAAGGGCTCATCAGGCTCAACCGGTGACCAGCGATTAATTCTCGCCCGCACAGCTCTGGCTGATGTCTACTGCGCGCTGGAAAAATACGACGAAGCCGAAAAGCTTTACAGCTGGGCATATCAGGCAGCTCGCAAAGGCGGGGAGGAAAGCGAAAGCTTTGGAAAGGCGGCTCACGGTCTGGCTCTGGTCAACTATATGCACGGCAATTATGAGAAAGCAGCGACAATCTGCAAGCAAGCAATTGTCGCCCGGCGCAAAGCGCTCGGCGCCACACACCACGATGTCGGTCAGAGTTATGTGCTCATGGCAGTCATTCTCGGAAAACAAAATTATCCCGATGAGGCTGAACCCTATCTCACCAGAGGGCTTCGCTTCCTGGAAAAGGCTCCCGGTCCCAGGCAGCTCGACTATGCCGACGCGCTCAGAACAGCAGCGCAGTACCGCCAGAGCCGTGGACAGAAGAAAGAAGCAGAACAATTGTTCGAAAAATCCTATGCCATTACAGATGGTGCAGTAGCGTTCGACCAGCCGGCCAGCTTGAAAGGGGCAGTACTCTACAAATGGGAGGCTGGCTCACCGCGAGCGCTGGAGATACCCGACTACGACTTTCCCCTGCGCTACATAAACATAAATGGCGTCAGAGTGGCGGCTACGATCATCGACTTATGGGAATTAATGGGTGTGCTTATTTCCATCACCAACACCAATGACGAGCGAGTCGTGCTCGGTCTCGACAAAGTCAACCTCGAGCAACTCAGTCTCAATCAAAATGACACCATGCGTCATCCTCTCACTTTCGTCGACCCGAACAGCATCGACAGAATTCGCAGAGAACGCGTGATGTGGGACTTAACCATGAACCGCCCCTGGCTCGCCAACATTCAAAAAACGAGAAGCGTCAGGGGTCTGGTGCCGCAGCAGGGACACGATCTTTTCAGGGGTCCGAACATTTTCGGCGTCTACGGCGACTGGGGAGCGATACCGCGCGTGATGCCAGGGCGACTGGAATCACAAGCATCGCCTGAACGAGTTCAGTATCAAATGGAAAGCAAGCTAGACAGCGGACTGGTCAATTCCAACACAGTCAAAATGACAGGGCTGGTGCCTGTTTCACTGGAACCGTTCGAGTCTAGAACCGGCGAACTCTTCTATATTCACCCACGTTGCGAAAGTGTTCTTCTCACTGTGCGAGTAGGAAACACGACAGTGCAGCTGCCTTTTCAACTAAGAAAACGTCGAATCAACTGA
- a CDS encoding tetratricopeptide repeat protein yields the protein MLTYDQGDGHRMTKNWLFITLFTQALALLGLAADASNVNLDEANKAYDQALYGTTLKLVQKISDKNYEASLLEAKTREVTDCYSSVLFNRTAALAPDKSTAAMWRGYALFVSRKYIPAQTELETAIRLNPKNALAHAFLGCCYCYMDELDKGMAEIETAKKIDPTPDAYDLWTAVGYVGAGESKKAEVFYNKVVAKNPNSARVFIMRADFLDEAGKFPASKADYDHAIKLSPRSQYAHFRRARLLSEKKLYAQAIPDAIKGAELEKIADFGKKSMRLLALAYEKTGQTQKAIEVWKPYLADCEHARRLSGSDHLALFSLIEDCEKVHDYKSAKTYVDWVCRIDSRSTEAVAKRARIAFELNDYNSALRDYTMLISSDPTNAQWFVERAKVYEKLGKPDLAKTDLGRSKALAEE from the coding sequence ATGTTAACGTATGACCAGGGGGACGGGCACAGAATGACGAAAAATTGGCTGTTTATTACTCTTTTCACTCAAGCACTGGCGCTGCTTGGATTAGCTGCAGATGCGTCCAATGTCAACCTCGATGAGGCCAACAAAGCCTACGATCAGGCACTTTACGGCACCACCCTCAAGCTGGTTCAGAAAATCTCCGATAAGAACTACGAAGCCTCTTTGCTTGAGGCTAAAACTCGCGAGGTTACCGATTGCTATTCTTCAGTGCTGTTTAATCGGACCGCAGCTCTAGCTCCCGACAAGTCCACGGCGGCAATGTGGCGTGGCTATGCTCTTTTTGTATCGAGGAAGTATATTCCAGCACAAACCGAGCTGGAGACGGCAATTCGTTTGAATCCCAAAAACGCGCTCGCTCATGCATTTCTTGGCTGTTGTTACTGTTACATGGATGAACTCGACAAGGGGATGGCCGAAATCGAGACGGCAAAAAAGATCGATCCGACTCCTGATGCTTATGATCTGTGGACTGCAGTTGGTTATGTTGGTGCGGGTGAGTCTAAAAAAGCGGAAGTTTTTTACAACAAAGTGGTGGCAAAAAATCCGAATTCGGCTCGAGTTTTTATTATGCGTGCCGATTTTTTAGATGAAGCCGGCAAATTTCCTGCTTCGAAAGCTGATTACGATCATGCGATCAAGCTCAGTCCCAGAAGCCAGTATGCACATTTTCGCCGGGCTCGTCTTCTCTCTGAAAAGAAGTTGTACGCTCAAGCCATTCCAGACGCAATCAAAGGCGCCGAACTGGAGAAGATTGCTGATTTTGGGAAAAAATCAATGCGACTGTTGGCGCTCGCTTATGAAAAGACAGGGCAAACTCAAAAGGCTATCGAAGTCTGGAAGCCATACCTGGCTGATTGCGAGCATGCTCGTCGTCTTTCCGGTTCTGATCATCTGGCTCTTTTTTCTTTGATTGAAGATTGCGAGAAGGTGCATGATTACAAATCTGCCAAAACTTATGTCGACTGGGTTTGTCGCATTGATTCAAGAAGTACGGAGGCAGTAGCGAAGCGCGCCAGAATCGCTTTTGAACTGAATGACTACAATTCGGCCCTGCGCGACTATACAATGCTGATTTCATCTGATCCTACCAACGCTCAGTGGTTTGTCGAACGCGCTAAGGTCTATGAGAAACTCGGAAAGCCTGACCTTGCCAAAACCGATTTGGGCAGGTCAAAGGCGCTAGCAGAAGAGTGA
- a CDS encoding ATP-binding cassette domain-containing protein: MSDAAVIIENLRKTFDLHTGKGLKRTTTEVVAVDDISLSIPAGQSVAFIGPNGAGKSTTIKILTGILRPTTGSASVLGLVPWTERKKLVRQIGAVFGQRSQLWYHLPPRDTFELLGKIYELPYNDFKSRRDMLIERFGIGAFLDTQVRKLSLGQRMRAEIAASLLHHPRVLFLDEPTIGLDVMARQELRDLIREWNKQEGITVFLTSHDAGDIEYVARRVIVVNHGRVVLDDKVSSMRRQYLGAKVLSVKYHDHPGSLEFPGATIVKSSQYAVRLEVDTQVTAIEAVIEHILKAGAVADITIEDPPLEEVIAHIYSQPPQASTGEEDND; the protein is encoded by the coding sequence TTGTCAGACGCAGCAGTGATCATTGAAAACTTGCGCAAGACCTTTGACTTGCATACAGGCAAGGGTCTGAAGCGCACTACAACAGAAGTTGTAGCAGTCGATGATATATCGCTTTCCATTCCTGCCGGGCAGTCTGTTGCTTTCATCGGTCCAAATGGCGCCGGTAAATCGACTACCATCAAAATTCTCACCGGTATTTTGCGACCCACCACAGGTAGTGCCAGCGTGTTGGGACTGGTACCCTGGACTGAGCGCAAAAAGCTGGTAAGGCAAATTGGCGCGGTTTTCGGACAGCGCTCGCAGTTGTGGTATCACCTGCCTCCCAGAGATACTTTTGAGCTTTTGGGGAAGATTTACGAGTTGCCTTATAACGACTTTAAAAGTCGTCGTGACATGTTGATAGAGCGATTCGGCATTGGCGCTTTCCTTGATACTCAAGTGCGTAAATTGTCTCTAGGTCAGAGGATGCGCGCCGAAATCGCCGCCAGTTTATTGCATCATCCGCGCGTTTTGTTCCTGGATGAACCGACTATTGGCTTAGATGTGATGGCTCGTCAGGAGTTGCGAGACTTGATCCGTGAATGGAATAAGCAAGAGGGGATAACCGTCTTTCTAACCAGCCATGATGCTGGAGACATTGAATATGTAGCCAGACGCGTCATTGTCGTCAACCATGGCAGGGTGGTGCTCGACGATAAGGTTTCTTCGATGCGCCGTCAGTATTTGGGGGCTAAAGTGCTGTCGGTCAAATATCACGACCACCCAGGCTCATTGGAATTTCCCGGCGCTACCATCGTTAAATCCAGTCAGTATGCGGTTCGACTGGAAGTGGACACGCAGGTCACTGCTATTGAGGCTGTGATCGAACACATTCTCAAAGCTGGTGCAGTCGCTGATATCACCATCGAAGATCCGCCCCTTGAAGAAGTGATTGCCCATATCTACAGTCAGCCGCCCCAGGCTTCTACTGGTGAAGAAGACAATGACTGA
- a CDS encoding LemA family protein, producing MWLWIVLGIIVLLAFWMIGNYNHMVMLRQNVRESWSAIETELRRRYDLIPNLVETVKGYATHEKSTLEEVIRARNSAVSTVGMPDAQNAANMALTGALTKLVALSEAYPELKANDNFNQLQRELTETETRISQARRFYNANVRELNAAVESFPTVLVATSFGFRAQPYFGIEDPAAFDAPAINFGGNKQAENSHTITLKQTEEEKST from the coding sequence ATGTGGCTGTGGATAGTACTCGGAATCATTGTTCTTCTTGCATTCTGGATGATTGGCAATTACAACCATATGGTCATGCTGCGCCAAAATGTTCGAGAAAGCTGGTCAGCAATTGAGACCGAACTGAGACGTCGATATGACCTGATACCAAATCTGGTTGAAACAGTAAAAGGTTACGCGACTCACGAGAAAAGCACTCTAGAAGAAGTTATACGCGCACGCAATTCGGCCGTATCTACAGTCGGCATGCCTGACGCACAGAATGCTGCCAACATGGCACTGACTGGAGCGTTGACCAAGCTCGTCGCCCTGAGCGAAGCCTATCCTGAACTAAAAGCAAACGATAATTTCAATCAGCTGCAAAGAGAATTGACCGAGACCGAAACAAGAATTTCACAGGCACGTCGCTTCTACAACGCCAATGTGAGAGAGCTGAATGCCGCGGTCGAATCTTTTCCTACCGTACTGGTTGCAACTAGCTTCGGATTCCGCGCCCAACCGTACTTCGGCATAGAAGACCCAGCAGCCTTCGATGCTCCGGCTATCAATTTCGGCGGCAACAAACAAGCCGAAAATTCACATACAATTACCTTGAAACAAACCGAAGAGGAAAAGAGCACCTGA
- a CDS encoding PAS domain S-box protein yields MFSNLNLSQKGLILVVIPLLFQLGFIYVLNGQLDQAEKERVQESIYKEKKRHLAKISRIILADAGGLAIYGIRRGSDVSGPEVRYKHVSDAVPAEFEALERLSQDDPQELKNIQQMRDLATKIVQDFRRVRKDISTDNYLVAVRQFNLLRPQIAELENQLQTINDLEDQLEDAGTENWSARRTTVKMVLMLATFVNILIASLLSLFFYRGTTHRLSILVDNSIRLATGQPLHPPLSGTDEIAKLDEMFNAMAKILEESARKERAVVENAVDVIFSVDERGSLEKVSPASLQVFGYESEDLRGHNVRFLLPPDEADAILDKLTATQHGDAQFESHVTKYGGTIIDVLWSVHWSKEEKLYFCVAHDITERKRAENLLRLAEARIRLIVESMPIGLIIIDNNGRMELNNPSVERMFGLTQDKLQGKYIGSLFGKPDTVTEAEFTADLIQKTRNHAYEMTVPSVYKESLPIELSMNEFETLEGKRYLVLVMDVTERHVVEQLKQEFISMVSHELRSPLNSVLGFLEMLPEGIYGELNATGQEKVTVAERNVNRLIRLINDLLEIDRTEAGRLSMEIEEIPIKPLIDRSVDAVKALADKENITISVSDSDAIVTADGDRIVQVIVNLLSNAIKYSPSGGTIEVSTVTQEEWLEVRVKDHGKGIPEQYKALIFEKFQQVNSSDWRQKGGTGLGLAISKAIVEQLNGSIGVESEEGKGSTFWFRLPLK; encoded by the coding sequence ATGTTCTCCAACTTGAACTTATCGCAAAAGGGCCTCATCCTGGTAGTGATTCCACTACTGTTTCAGCTCGGGTTCATCTACGTCCTCAACGGTCAACTGGACCAGGCGGAAAAAGAACGCGTACAAGAGTCGATTTACAAAGAGAAAAAGCGACACCTGGCCAAAATTTCCCGCATTATTCTGGCTGACGCCGGCGGGTTAGCCATTTATGGCATCAGACGGGGAAGCGACGTGAGCGGCCCGGAGGTTCGTTACAAGCACGTTTCAGATGCCGTACCAGCAGAATTCGAAGCACTGGAGAGACTATCGCAAGACGACCCTCAAGAGTTGAAAAACATTCAACAGATGAGAGACCTGGCGACAAAAATCGTCCAGGACTTTCGTCGTGTGCGCAAAGACATCAGTACCGATAATTATCTGGTTGCAGTCAGGCAATTCAATTTGCTGCGTCCTCAAATTGCAGAATTGGAAAATCAGCTACAGACAATAAATGACCTGGAAGACCAGCTCGAGGACGCCGGCACTGAAAACTGGTCGGCACGGCGAACGACAGTAAAAATGGTGTTGATGCTGGCCACATTTGTCAACATCTTAATCGCCTCGCTGCTATCGCTCTTCTTCTACAGGGGCACCACACATAGGCTCTCTATACTCGTAGACAATTCGATCAGGTTAGCTACAGGGCAGCCGCTGCATCCCCCGCTCTCAGGCACCGACGAAATCGCCAAACTGGACGAGATGTTCAACGCCATGGCAAAAATATTGGAAGAGTCAGCGCGTAAAGAACGGGCCGTTGTAGAAAACGCGGTTGATGTAATTTTCTCGGTTGACGAAAGAGGTTCGCTGGAAAAAGTCAGTCCGGCCTCACTGCAGGTTTTTGGATATGAATCAGAAGATTTGCGCGGGCATAACGTTCGCTTCCTGCTACCGCCTGACGAAGCAGATGCGATACTGGATAAATTAACGGCTACACAACACGGTGATGCTCAATTTGAAAGTCATGTCACTAAATATGGTGGCACCATTATCGACGTACTCTGGAGTGTTCACTGGTCTAAAGAAGAAAAGCTCTACTTCTGCGTTGCTCACGACATCACAGAGCGGAAACGAGCGGAGAATTTGTTGCGCTTAGCGGAAGCGCGTATCAGGCTGATTGTCGAGAGTATGCCGATAGGCTTGATTATTATCGATAACAACGGGCGCATGGAGTTGAATAACCCGAGCGTAGAGCGCATGTTCGGACTGACCCAGGATAAACTGCAAGGCAAGTACATTGGCTCACTATTCGGCAAACCAGACACGGTGACAGAGGCAGAGTTTACAGCCGATTTAATTCAAAAAACCAGAAATCATGCCTATGAAATGACCGTGCCTTCAGTCTACAAAGAATCACTGCCAATCGAACTTTCAATGAACGAATTCGAAACACTGGAAGGGAAAAGATATCTTGTACTGGTTATGGATGTGACCGAGCGCCACGTAGTAGAACAATTGAAACAAGAGTTCATTTCCATGGTCAGTCACGAGCTGCGCAGTCCACTTAATTCGGTGCTCGGCTTTCTGGAGATGCTGCCCGAGGGAATCTATGGCGAGTTGAACGCGACCGGTCAGGAGAAGGTGACCGTGGCCGAACGCAACGTCAATCGCCTGATCAGACTGATCAACGATCTGCTGGAAATCGACAGAACCGAGGCAGGACGTTTGAGTATGGAGATAGAAGAAATCCCTATTAAGCCACTCATCGATCGTTCGGTCGATGCCGTAAAGGCGCTAGCCGACAAGGAGAATATCACAATAAGCGTATCCGACAGCGATGCCATTGTCACCGCTGACGGTGACAGAATTGTGCAAGTGATCGTCAACTTACTTTCCAACGCCATCAAATATTCACCCAGTGGGGGCACAATCGAAGTGAGCACAGTTACCCAGGAAGAGTGGCTCGAGGTGCGCGTCAAAGATCATGGCAAAGGAATTCCGGAACAGTACAAGGCATTGATCTTCGAGAAGTTCCAGCAAGTCAACTCGTCTGACTGGCGGCAAAAGGGCGGCACCGGTCTGGGATTAGCCATCTCAAAAGCAATTGTCGAGCAACTAAACGGTTCAATCGGCGTCGAAAGCGAAGAAGGCAAAGGCAGCACGTTCTGGTTCCGACTGCCCCTGAAGTAA
- a CDS encoding DUF2207 domain-containing protein: MNPMRKFFSRSFCQTLVLAGAIFGITCAFADAKVATSDLRHQSVKAPATKVPTAKMISFDADIALSKHGVLDITETIDMDYANQPRHGIFRFIPVKFHRALGTYTTFIRVLSVADEKGVPYHFQKTDAGSDVTIKIGDAGTLISGRHVYKVHYQVARAVNFFGNEPELYWNVTGDQSQYAIDSASATIHLPMTSLSGIRTEAFVGPPGSTKTVPVSESNNVVTVRSPAKLPPGQGLTFAIRMPAGTVTPPKVSQEIIWFAQDWWEAFVLPLATAVMLWIYWLFFGRDRGGSKAIGVEWEPPKDLTPAEVGTLIDEQCDMSDITSTLIDLAARGFMKIERIPYDGIMMMSKSDYRFTELKPPPDAIPLKLHESLMLNAVFGYVSRESSLSRLVGKFYANIPEIRSAVYDSLLAKKYFARDPNTDRSTFVTFGITVVVVGVFFVILGGNDLRASSVGFLLSGIVLAASARAMPSRTAAGVKALNQCQAFQRFVQKAEKKRLEVLAKEDPTIFGRLLPYAMVLGCAEQWSKAFKDLATTPPDWYVGTGDVEWTTYSFLQELDNSLFTMSRALTSEPAPSVPSYSSGQSDGWGGGDSAGGGFSGFDGGGFSGGGFGGGGVDSW; encoded by the coding sequence ATGAACCCAATGCGAAAATTCTTTTCTAGATCTTTTTGCCAGACTCTGGTACTTGCCGGTGCCATTTTTGGTATCACATGCGCTTTTGCAGATGCAAAAGTTGCGACGTCTGATTTGCGTCATCAGTCGGTTAAGGCGCCTGCTACGAAGGTGCCAACAGCGAAAATGATCAGCTTTGATGCAGATATTGCCTTGTCGAAGCATGGGGTACTCGACATCACTGAGACGATCGATATGGACTATGCCAACCAACCAAGACACGGCATTTTCCGATTTATTCCCGTGAAATTTCATCGCGCCTTAGGTACTTACACTACGTTCATTCGCGTCTTGTCTGTGGCAGATGAAAAAGGAGTGCCTTATCATTTTCAAAAAACCGATGCGGGAAGCGACGTTACTATCAAAATCGGTGATGCCGGCACGCTAATAAGCGGGCGTCATGTCTATAAAGTTCATTATCAAGTAGCCAGGGCTGTCAATTTTTTCGGCAATGAGCCCGAACTCTATTGGAACGTCACTGGCGATCAGTCGCAATATGCCATCGATTCAGCCTCGGCGACGATACATTTGCCTATGACCAGTCTGTCGGGAATTCGAACGGAAGCTTTCGTCGGACCGCCAGGTTCCACTAAGACTGTTCCCGTGAGCGAGTCGAACAATGTCGTAACAGTCAGGTCTCCGGCTAAGTTGCCACCAGGTCAGGGCTTGACTTTTGCCATTCGTATGCCCGCCGGTACTGTGACACCACCGAAGGTGTCGCAAGAGATTATTTGGTTTGCGCAGGATTGGTGGGAAGCCTTTGTTTTGCCGTTGGCAACGGCAGTAATGCTCTGGATTTACTGGTTGTTCTTCGGAAGAGATAGAGGCGGCTCGAAAGCAATTGGCGTCGAGTGGGAGCCTCCTAAAGATCTGACTCCGGCTGAAGTTGGAACTTTGATTGATGAACAGTGCGATATGTCCGACATTACCTCGACTCTCATCGATCTGGCGGCTCGAGGTTTCATGAAGATCGAGCGCATTCCGTACGACGGAATCATGATGATGTCCAAATCAGATTATCGTTTCACTGAACTGAAACCGCCCCCTGATGCCATTCCATTGAAGCTGCATGAGTCATTGATGCTGAACGCAGTCTTTGGTTATGTCTCTCGAGAGAGTTCTTTATCTCGACTGGTGGGCAAGTTTTACGCCAACATTCCGGAAATTCGCAGTGCTGTATACGACTCGCTACTGGCCAAGAAATACTTCGCACGAGATCCAAATACCGATCGCAGCACCTTCGTTACCTTCGGCATCACGGTAGTTGTCGTGGGCGTATTCTTCGTTATCCTCGGCGGCAATGATCTGCGCGCATCTTCCGTTGGCTTTCTGCTTTCCGGTATCGTCCTGGCTGCTTCTGCCCGAGCCATGCCCTCTCGCACTGCTGCTGGAGTCAAGGCTCTAAATCAGTGTCAGGCTTTTCAACGTTTTGTTCAGAAGGCTGAAAAGAAGCGACTCGAAGTTTTAGCGAAGGAAGATCCTACAATCTTCGGCAGACTGTTGCCTTATGCAATGGTGCTGGGCTGCGCCGAACAATGGTCGAAAGCCTTTAAGGATCTGGCTACGACTCCACCTGACTGGTACGTTGGCACTGGTGACGTAGAGTGGACTACTTACTCGTTTCTGCAGGAGCTTGATAATTCATTGTTTACGATGTCGCGTGCTTTGACATCTGAGCCGGCTCCGTCTGTGCCCAGTTACTCGAGTGGACAGTCGGACGGATGGGGCGGTGGCGACTCTGCCGGCGGCGGCTTCAGCGGCTTCGATGGAGGCGGCTTTTCTGGCGGTGGATTCGGAGGCGGTGGAGTTGATTCCTGGTAG